The Alosa alosa isolate M-15738 ecotype Scorff River chromosome 9, AALO_Geno_1.1, whole genome shotgun sequence genome includes a region encoding these proteins:
- the ctbs gene encoding di-N-acetylchitobiase — protein sequence MEGSLRIVLFTVLSALFFSAFGVDDDDCPCMEQELCKQIQNETQFEVFVFDVGGKSWKSYDWTKLTTIAAFGQYDAELMCFAHSKGVRLVLKGDVSVSAMVDPTNRTIWIKEKVSLAKRQFMDGINIDIEQAVEENSPEYFALTALVKETTDAFHKEIHGSQVSFDVAWSPKCIDKRCYDYSAIADSCDLLFVMSYDEQSQIWGDCMALANAPYTQTLTAYEQYIKMKIDPRKLVMGVPWYGYDYPCLTFSQGGACEIQKVPFRGAPCSDAAGRQIPYSFMMKQINSSMSGRMWDVEQQSPYYNYKDADGQIHQVWYDDPESISLKAAYVNKFGLRGIGMWNGNLLDYSNNPVAQQQSRDMWNALVATRETEWGEVTLEVKSMS from the exons ATGGAGGGCTCTTTACGAATTGTATTGTTCACAGTTCTAAGCGCGCTGTTCTTCAGCGCATTCGGGGTTGATGACGACGACTGTCCTTGCATGGAACAGGAACTCTGTAAACAAATTCAAAACGAGACTCAATTTGAG gtgtttgtgtttgatgtcGGTGGAAAGTCATGGAAGTCTTACGACTGGACCAAATTGACGACCATCGCTGCCTTTGGACAGTATGATGCAGAACTAATGTGTTTTGCCCATTCCAAAGGAGTCCGGCTTGTTCTGAAAG GGGATGTGTCAGTCTCAGCAATGGTAGATCCCACCAACAGGACTATCTGGATCAAGGAGAAAGTCAGCTTGGCAAAGAGACAGTTCATGGATGGCATCAATATTGACATAGAGCAGGCTGTAGAGGAGAACTCTCCAGAGTATTTTGCTTTGACGGCATTAGTCAAAGAGACCACAGATGCTTTTCACAAAGAGATTCATGGTTCCCAG GTATCTTTTGATGTGGCGTGGTCTCCCAAATGTATAGACAAACGTTGCTATGACTACTCTGCCATTGCTGATTCCTGTGATCTGCTCTTTGTGATGTCATATGATGAGCAGAGTCAGATATGGGGAGATTGCATGGCCTTGGCTAACGCACCCTACACCCAGACACTGACAG cATATGAGCAGTACATAAAGATGAAGATTGATCCAAGGAAACTCGTGATGGGGGTGCCTTGGTATGGGTATGATTACCCTTGTCTAACCTTCTCACAG GGTGGAGCGTGTGAAATCCAGAAGGTTCCGTTCCGTGGGGCCCCATGCAGCGATGCGGCTGGGCGTCAGATTCCCTACAGCTTCATGATGAAGCAGATCAACAGCTCCATGTCTGGCAGGATGTGGGACGTGGAGCAGCAGTCGCCTTACTACAACTACAAA GATGCAGACGGCCAGATCCACCAGGTGTGGTACGACGACCCAGAGAGCATCTCCCTGAAGGCAGCCTACGTTAACAAGTTTGGCTTGAGAGGCATCGGCATGTGGAACGGCAACCTTCTGGACTACAGCAACAACCCTGTCGCCCAGCAACAGAGCAGAGACATGTGGAATGCTCTGGTAGCAACCAGGGAAACTGAATGGGGGGAAGTCACCTTGGAGGTGAAAAGTATGTCTTAG
- the spata1 gene encoding spermatogenesis-associated protein 1 isoform X2: MMMNHRGRRLSSECLELHVLCVPIELWNSKRNTISSEVIDNFISAGLIRVYPDITLKALRDELGVLLGGDIIIDRYSFLKCVGRSLALVKPKQERELKVKAFSPPYAPYPELYLLPSFLDTSGSTRSHSHTSEMQSYSSNPHTSFRSEPLTSIATESKEPVRFPEIKKLSNQPPTLSLDGDGGGVDDDSLISSEDKEEDGSSYNSGWGEDHSQNENIREQLHTKKGNPDKLCPARTVSSATKKCSTKRIQTRDSGVPDSVEDVDSLSLNQDRKYRDNKNNRIEYTKEELLEEVRMVMEERKQLERIRQDLLRKGKDLLALNRHRRNQARNGWKRNYFDSKKATAPLEESLKNVRQELETFYNKLLQQLQAREGRKKHRRLGKVSSIKNDLIIQIMTESYEIDDLRRKVEDCKMKLETEQKLRVQAATERQTLKAELASKKSQPSVYKSPVDVGGSGQQYTKPPAVQKQA, from the exons ATGATGATGAACCACAGAGGAAGACGCCTAAGCTCTGAG TGTTTGGAGTTACACGTACTCTGTGTGCCTATTGAACTGTGGAATTcaaaaagaaacacaatttCATCTGAAGTCATTGATAATTTCATATCTGCAGGGCTTATAAG GGTTTATCCAGATATCACACTGAAAGCACTTAGAGATGAACTTGGGGTCCTACTTGGTGGAGACATCATAATTGACAGATACTCCTTCCTAAAATGTGTTGGTAGAAGTCTGGCACTG GTCAAGCCCAAACAAGAAAGAGAACTCAAAGTAAAAGCTTTCTCACCTCCCTAT GCCCCTTATCCTGAACTGTACCTGTTGCCCTCTTTTCTGGACACCAGTGGAAGCACGcggtcacactcacacacctcagaGATGCAGAGTTACAGCTCAAACCCACACACCAGCTTTCGCTCAGAGCCATTAACATCAATAGCCACGGAATCAAAAGAGCCTGTCCGGTTTCCTGAAATAAAAAAGCTGTCCAATCAGCCTCCAACTCTTAGTCTGGATGGTGATGGTGGCGGTGTTGACGATGATAGCTTAATTTCCAGTGAGGACAAAGAGGAAGATGGTTCTTCTTACAATTCAGGATGGGGAGAAGACCACAGCCAAAACGAGAACATTCGTGAGCAGCTTCATACCAAAAAAG GAAATCCCGACAAGTTATGCCCAGCCAGAACGGTCAGTTCGGCAACAAAGAAATGTTCCACAAAGAGAATCCAAACCAGAGACTCAGGAGTGCCTGACTCCGTGGAGGATGTGGACAGCTTATCTCTCAACCAAGACAG aaaatacagagacaacaaaaacaacagaatcGAGTATACAAAAGAG GAGCTACTGGAGGAAGTCCGAATGgtgatggaggagagaaagCAGTTGGAACGGATTAGACAAGACCTTCTGAGGAAGGGCAAAGACCTTCTGGCTCTCAACAGACACCGGAGGAATCAAG CTCGTAATGGCTGGAAGAGGAATTATTTTGATTCCAAGAAAGCTACGGCACCCCTGGAAGAAAGCCTGAAGAATGTCCGGCAGGAACTGGAGACTTTCTACAACAAACTCTTGCAACAGCTACAAGCGAGAGAAGGCAGAAAGAAACACAGACGTCTGGGGAAAGTCTCCAGCATTAAA AATGATCTGATCATCCAGATTATGACAGAGAGCTACGAAATAGATGATTTAAGAAGGAAGGTAGAAGACTGCAAAATGAAACTGGAAACAGAGCAGAAG CTAAGAGTACAAGCGGCCACAGAACGACAAACACTGAAGGCTGAGCTGGCTTCAAAGAAATCACAGCCTTCTGTCTACAAGTCACCTGTAGATGTTGGAGGCAGCGGGCAGCAGTATACCAAACCTCCTGCAGTGCAGAAACAAGCCTGA
- the spata1 gene encoding spermatogenesis-associated protein 1 isoform X3 gives MMMNHRGRRLSSEVKPKQERELKVKAFSPPYAPYPELYLLPSFLDTSGSTRSHSHTSEMQSYSSNPHTSFRSEPLTSIATESKEPVRFPEIKKLSNQPPTLSLDGDGGGVDDDSLISSEDKEEDGSSYNSGWGEDHSQNENIREQLHTKKGNPDKLCPARTVSSATKKCSTKRIQTRDSGVPDSVEDVDSLSLNQDRKYRDNKNNRIEYTKECSPTAASSYIITARKPVVTVFSTNRQELLEEVRMVMEERKQLERIRQDLLRKGKDLLALNRHRRNQARNGWKRNYFDSKKATAPLEESLKNVRQELETFYNKLLQQLQAREGRKKHRRLGKVSSIKNDLIIQIMTESYEIDDLRRKVEDCKMKLETEQKLRVQAATERQTLKAELASKKSQPSVYKSPVDVGGSGQQYTKPPAVQKQA, from the exons ATGATGATGAACCACAGAGGAAGACGCCTAAGCTCTGAG GTCAAGCCCAAACAAGAAAGAGAACTCAAAGTAAAAGCTTTCTCACCTCCCTAT GCCCCTTATCCTGAACTGTACCTGTTGCCCTCTTTTCTGGACACCAGTGGAAGCACGcggtcacactcacacacctcagaGATGCAGAGTTACAGCTCAAACCCACACACCAGCTTTCGCTCAGAGCCATTAACATCAATAGCCACGGAATCAAAAGAGCCTGTCCGGTTTCCTGAAATAAAAAAGCTGTCCAATCAGCCTCCAACTCTTAGTCTGGATGGTGATGGTGGCGGTGTTGACGATGATAGCTTAATTTCCAGTGAGGACAAAGAGGAAGATGGTTCTTCTTACAATTCAGGATGGGGAGAAGACCACAGCCAAAACGAGAACATTCGTGAGCAGCTTCATACCAAAAAAG GAAATCCCGACAAGTTATGCCCAGCCAGAACGGTCAGTTCGGCAACAAAGAAATGTTCCACAAAGAGAATCCAAACCAGAGACTCAGGAGTGCCTGACTCCGTGGAGGATGTGGACAGCTTATCTCTCAACCAAGACAG aaaatacagagacaacaaaaacaacagaatcGAGTATACAAAAGAG TGTTCTCCAACAGCAGCTTCCTCCTATATAATCACTGCAAGAAAACCTGTGGTCACCGTCTTCTCGACTAACA GGCAGGAGCTACTGGAGGAAGTCCGAATGgtgatggaggagagaaagCAGTTGGAACGGATTAGACAAGACCTTCTGAGGAAGGGCAAAGACCTTCTGGCTCTCAACAGACACCGGAGGAATCAAG CTCGTAATGGCTGGAAGAGGAATTATTTTGATTCCAAGAAAGCTACGGCACCCCTGGAAGAAAGCCTGAAGAATGTCCGGCAGGAACTGGAGACTTTCTACAACAAACTCTTGCAACAGCTACAAGCGAGAGAAGGCAGAAAGAAACACAGACGTCTGGGGAAAGTCTCCAGCATTAAA AATGATCTGATCATCCAGATTATGACAGAGAGCTACGAAATAGATGATTTAAGAAGGAAGGTAGAAGACTGCAAAATGAAACTGGAAACAGAGCAGAAG CTAAGAGTACAAGCGGCCACAGAACGACAAACACTGAAGGCTGAGCTGGCTTCAAAGAAATCACAGCCTTCTGTCTACAAGTCACCTGTAGATGTTGGAGGCAGCGGGCAGCAGTATACCAAACCTCCTGCAGTGCAGAAACAAGCCTGA
- the spata1 gene encoding spermatogenesis-associated protein 1 isoform X1, with amino-acid sequence MMMNHRGRRLSSECLELHVLCVPIELWNSKRNTISSEVIDNFISAGLIRVYPDITLKALRDELGVLLGGDIIIDRYSFLKCVGRSLALVKPKQERELKVKAFSPPYAPYPELYLLPSFLDTSGSTRSHSHTSEMQSYSSNPHTSFRSEPLTSIATESKEPVRFPEIKKLSNQPPTLSLDGDGGGVDDDSLISSEDKEEDGSSYNSGWGEDHSQNENIREQLHTKKGNPDKLCPARTVSSATKKCSTKRIQTRDSGVPDSVEDVDSLSLNQDRKYRDNKNNRIEYTKECSPTAASSYIITARKPVVTVFSTNRQELLEEVRMVMEERKQLERIRQDLLRKGKDLLALNRHRRNQARNGWKRNYFDSKKATAPLEESLKNVRQELETFYNKLLQQLQAREGRKKHRRLGKVSSIKNDLIIQIMTESYEIDDLRRKVEDCKMKLETEQKLRVQAATERQTLKAELASKKSQPSVYKSPVDVGGSGQQYTKPPAVQKQA; translated from the exons ATGATGATGAACCACAGAGGAAGACGCCTAAGCTCTGAG TGTTTGGAGTTACACGTACTCTGTGTGCCTATTGAACTGTGGAATTcaaaaagaaacacaatttCATCTGAAGTCATTGATAATTTCATATCTGCAGGGCTTATAAG GGTTTATCCAGATATCACACTGAAAGCACTTAGAGATGAACTTGGGGTCCTACTTGGTGGAGACATCATAATTGACAGATACTCCTTCCTAAAATGTGTTGGTAGAAGTCTGGCACTG GTCAAGCCCAAACAAGAAAGAGAACTCAAAGTAAAAGCTTTCTCACCTCCCTAT GCCCCTTATCCTGAACTGTACCTGTTGCCCTCTTTTCTGGACACCAGTGGAAGCACGcggtcacactcacacacctcagaGATGCAGAGTTACAGCTCAAACCCACACACCAGCTTTCGCTCAGAGCCATTAACATCAATAGCCACGGAATCAAAAGAGCCTGTCCGGTTTCCTGAAATAAAAAAGCTGTCCAATCAGCCTCCAACTCTTAGTCTGGATGGTGATGGTGGCGGTGTTGACGATGATAGCTTAATTTCCAGTGAGGACAAAGAGGAAGATGGTTCTTCTTACAATTCAGGATGGGGAGAAGACCACAGCCAAAACGAGAACATTCGTGAGCAGCTTCATACCAAAAAAG GAAATCCCGACAAGTTATGCCCAGCCAGAACGGTCAGTTCGGCAACAAAGAAATGTTCCACAAAGAGAATCCAAACCAGAGACTCAGGAGTGCCTGACTCCGTGGAGGATGTGGACAGCTTATCTCTCAACCAAGACAG aaaatacagagacaacaaaaacaacagaatcGAGTATACAAAAGAG TGTTCTCCAACAGCAGCTTCCTCCTATATAATCACTGCAAGAAAACCTGTGGTCACCGTCTTCTCGACTAACA GGCAGGAGCTACTGGAGGAAGTCCGAATGgtgatggaggagagaaagCAGTTGGAACGGATTAGACAAGACCTTCTGAGGAAGGGCAAAGACCTTCTGGCTCTCAACAGACACCGGAGGAATCAAG CTCGTAATGGCTGGAAGAGGAATTATTTTGATTCCAAGAAAGCTACGGCACCCCTGGAAGAAAGCCTGAAGAATGTCCGGCAGGAACTGGAGACTTTCTACAACAAACTCTTGCAACAGCTACAAGCGAGAGAAGGCAGAAAGAAACACAGACGTCTGGGGAAAGTCTCCAGCATTAAA AATGATCTGATCATCCAGATTATGACAGAGAGCTACGAAATAGATGATTTAAGAAGGAAGGTAGAAGACTGCAAAATGAAACTGGAAACAGAGCAGAAG CTAAGAGTACAAGCGGCCACAGAACGACAAACACTGAAGGCTGAGCTGGCTTCAAAGAAATCACAGCCTTCTGTCTACAAGTCACCTGTAGATGTTGGAGGCAGCGGGCAGCAGTATACCAAACCTCCTGCAGTGCAGAAACAAGCCTGA